The following proteins are co-located in the Acinetobacter sp. NCu2D-2 genome:
- a CDS encoding Mpo1 family 2-hydroxy fatty acid dioxygenase — protein MSKIEQLLSQYAAYHLDRKNVLTHFIGIPMIVFSIICLTARFGIVVSGYELTLATAILTIAVLYYLSLDWIFAIIMTVVFAIAYPFAYDIAQWQTGSWLLASIGIFVVGWVFQFIGHFYEKKKPAFMDDVIGLAIGPLFVLAELVFLFGFRKPMEETMLIEARKLRAEMDAKTQFIHIEVK, from the coding sequence ATGTCAAAAATAGAACAGCTTTTAAGCCAATATGCAGCTTATCATTTAGACCGAAAAAATGTACTGACACATTTTATTGGTATTCCCATGATTGTGTTTTCTATTATCTGTTTGACCGCGCGTTTTGGCATTGTGGTATCCGGATATGAGTTGACTTTGGCGACAGCTATTTTGACCATAGCCGTCTTGTATTATCTCAGCTTGGATTGGATATTCGCTATCATTATGACGGTGGTTTTTGCTATTGCATATCCATTTGCATATGATATCGCTCAGTGGCAAACAGGCAGTTGGCTTTTAGCCAGTATCGGGATTTTTGTTGTCGGCTGGGTGTTTCAATTTATAGGGCATTTTTATGAAAAGAAAAAGCCTGCCTTTATGGATGATGTCATTGGTTTAGCGATTGGGCCATTATTTGTCTTGGCTGAATTGGTATTTTTATTTGGTTTTCGTAAACCTATGGAAGAGACAATGCTGATTGAAGCACGTAAACTTCGTGCAGAGATGGATGCTAAAACACAATTCATTCATATTGAAGTCAAATGA
- a CDS encoding YebC/PmpR family DNA-binding transcriptional regulator — protein MAGHSKWANIKHRKAKQDASRGKLFTKYIRELTTAAKLGGPDAGSNPRLRAVVEKALSVNMTRDVINRAIQRGAGGDDNDDLKEVTYEGYGVGGVAVIVETMTDNLNRTVPDVRHCFTKTDGNLGTNGSVSFLFTKRGEITFEDVSLEDQIMEVALEAGAEDIEVDEDEILVITTPEAFGDVQDALTAAGLKSDNAEVVMSPSTKAEITDIDQAKKIMKMIDMLEDLDDVQNVYTNVEFSDEVLAELDA, from the coding sequence ATGGCGGGTCATTCCAAGTGGGCCAATATTAAGCATCGTAAAGCAAAACAAGATGCTAGCCGCGGTAAACTTTTTACCAAATACATCCGTGAATTAACTACTGCTGCAAAACTCGGCGGTCCAGATGCAGGTAGCAACCCACGTTTACGTGCTGTTGTCGAAAAAGCATTGTCTGTAAACATGACACGTGATGTGATCAATCGCGCTATTCAACGTGGTGCGGGTGGCGATGACAACGATGATTTAAAAGAAGTAACTTACGAAGGTTATGGTGTCGGTGGTGTTGCTGTTATTGTTGAAACAATGACTGATAACTTAAACCGTACTGTTCCTGATGTTCGTCACTGCTTTACAAAAACTGATGGTAACCTTGGTACAAACGGTTCTGTATCTTTCCTATTCACTAAACGTGGTGAGATCACTTTTGAAGATGTATCTTTAGAAGATCAAATCATGGAAGTGGCTTTAGAAGCAGGTGCAGAAGACATCGAAGTTGATGAAGATGAAATCTTAGTCATTACTACACCTGAAGCATTTGGTGATGTTCAAGATGCTCTAACTGCAGCAGGTTTAAAATCCGACAATGCTGAAGTTGTGATGAGCCCATCAACGAAAGCTGAAATCACTGACATCGACCAAGCGAAAAAAATCATGAAAATGATTGATATGCTTGAAGATCTTGATGATGTTCAAAACGTTTATACCAACGTTGAATTCTCAGATGAAGTTTTAGCTGAACTTGATGCTTAA
- a CDS encoding AzlC family ABC transporter permease: MRSSPPQQAAGFWQGAKDSQAIIFTYLPVSFAFGVSATQFGFTAWEALFLSCSMYAGASQFLVVALLGSGTSIWMTALTVIALDIRHLLYGPALNNLIANKLNLKKTAVWAWGLTDEVFAAGMIKLTQRRQEWSESWMLGLSLFSWISWALGSFLGGLFADQVSHLPQFLQAALDFLLPALFLSFLLAAFEKKHTFVVAITIVVSAIACYLIDLSAAIFIGISSGILAGLFKHYVLKRHDPEHMGDQV; the protein is encoded by the coding sequence GTGCGAAGCTCTCCCCCTCAACAAGCTGCTGGTTTTTGGCAAGGTGCGAAGGATAGCCAGGCGATTATTTTTACTTATCTGCCTGTTTCATTTGCGTTTGGCGTGTCGGCCACACAATTTGGCTTTACTGCTTGGGAAGCCCTATTTTTATCCTGTTCCATGTATGCAGGTGCAAGTCAGTTTCTTGTGGTCGCATTATTGGGTAGCGGCACATCAATTTGGATGACTGCCCTTACCGTAATTGCATTAGATATTCGGCACTTGCTGTACGGACCAGCGCTTAATAATTTGATTGCAAACAAACTCAACCTTAAAAAAACGGCGGTTTGGGCTTGGGGACTGACTGATGAAGTATTTGCTGCAGGCATGATTAAACTCACCCAACGACGTCAGGAATGGTCAGAATCTTGGATGCTAGGTTTGAGTTTATTCAGCTGGATATCTTGGGCGCTTGGCTCTTTTCTTGGTGGACTTTTTGCAGATCAAGTCAGTCATTTACCGCAGTTCTTACAAGCTGCGCTTGATTTCTTGCTCCCTGCATTATTTCTAAGTTTCTTATTGGCAGCTTTTGAAAAGAAACATACTTTTGTTGTTGCCATTACCATTGTTGTCTCAGCCATTGCCTGCTACTTGATTGATCTTTCAGCAGCAATCTTTATTGGCATTAGTTCAGGTATCTTGGCTGGATTATTTAAGCATTATGTACTGAAACGCCACGATCCTGAACATATGGGAGATCAAGTATGA
- a CDS encoding IS3 family transposase (programmed frameshift): protein MARRPRRNHSNDFKAKVALAAIKAEKTLAELSSEFDVHQNQIIDWKNQLISASSQAFDQSKAPSEPPIDLKKLHAKIGEQALEIGFFRRCVEETGPLQPQKLIDHSLQISVSKQAKLLKVSRGCYYYRPKPVSSSDLKLMRCIDELHMQYPFAGSRMMRDLLNRQGHHIGRRHTRTLMKKMGIQALYCKPNLSQANQAHRKYPYLLKGLAILRSNQVWSTDITYIPMAKGFVYLCAVIDWHSRKVLAHRVSISMEVDFCISALNEAIEKYGSPEIFNTDQGSQFTSDAFIDVLKSNGIQISMDGKGRWIDNVMVERLWRSVKYEEVYLKAYSSVTDAKKQLSAYFEFYNLKRPHSSLDKLTPNEFYYDQLPQQNKVA from the exons ATGGCACGTAGACCAAGAAGAAATCATTCAAACGACTTTAAAGCTAAGGTAGCACTTGCTGCGATCAAAGCAGAAAAAACACTTGCTGAATTGAGTTCTGAGTTTGATGTTCATCAAAACCAAATTATTGACTGGAAAAATCAATTGATCTCAGCTTCCTCGCAAGCTTTCGATCAATCAAAAGCTCCATCAGAACCCCCCATTGATCTTAAAAAGTTACATGCAAAAATCGGTGAGCAGGCATTAGAAATTG GATTTTTTAGAAGGTGTGTTGAAGAAACTGGGCCGCTTCAACCACAAAAGTTAATCGATCACTCACTTCAGATTTCAGTATCTAAACAGGCTAAGTTACTGAAAGTCTCTCGTGGTTGTTATTATTATCGCCCAAAACCTGTTAGCTCATCAGATCTGAAACTGATGCGATGTATTGATGAATTACATATGCAATATCCTTTTGCAGGCAGTCGTATGATGCGTGATTTGTTGAATCGTCAAGGGCATCATATAGGACGACGTCATACACGTACTTTAATGAAGAAAATGGGTATTCAGGCGTTATATTGCAAACCAAATTTAAGCCAGGCTAATCAAGCTCACCGTAAATATCCATATCTGCTCAAAGGGTTGGCTATTCTGCGCAGTAATCAAGTGTGGTCTACGGATATAACGTATATCCCTATGGCAAAAGGCTTTGTTTATTTATGTGCTGTGATTGATTGGCATAGCCGCAAGGTACTTGCGCATAGGGTATCGATTAGTATGGAGGTGGATTTTTGTATTTCGGCTTTAAATGAAGCAATTGAAAAATATGGATCACCTGAAATATTTAATACAGACCAAGGCAGTCAGTTCACCAGTGATGCATTTATTGATGTATTGAAATCAAATGGCATTCAAATCAGTATGGATGGTAAAGGTCGATGGATTGATAATGTGATGGTTGAACGATTATGGCGGAGCGTTAAATATGAAGAGGTGTATCTCAAAGCTTATAGCAGTGTCACAGATGCGAAAAAGCAATTGAGTGCATATTTTGAGTTTTATAATTTGAAACGACCTCATTCGAGTCTAGACAAATTGACACCAAATGAGTTTTACTATGATCAGCTACCCCAACAAAACAAGGTGGCTTAA
- the ychF gene encoding redox-regulated ATPase YchF produces the protein MGFNCGIVGLPNVGKSTLFNALTKAAIAAENFPFCTIEPNTGIVPVPDPRLDKLTAIVNPQRVIPTTMEFVDIAGLVAGASKGEGLGNQFLANIRETDAIAHVVRCFEDENVIHVNGKIDPLDDIATINTELALSDLETVSKAVVRLAKSAKGGDKEAIATKAVLDKILPLLDEGKPARAADLDDDERKLVRGFGLLTLKPTMYIANVAEDGFENNPHLDAVRKLAEEENAIVVPLCNQIEAEISLLEDEDRAEFLEALGMEEPGLNVVIRAGYSLLGLQTYFTAGVQEVRAWTVKVGATAPQAAGVIHTDFEKGFIRAECVAYDDFVQYNGEAGAKEAGKWRLEGKTYIVQDGDVLHFRFNV, from the coding sequence ATGGGTTTTAATTGCGGTATTGTAGGCCTGCCTAACGTTGGTAAATCTACACTTTTCAATGCATTGACTAAAGCAGCTATTGCTGCAGAAAACTTCCCATTCTGTACGATTGAACCGAACACAGGTATCGTGCCTGTTCCAGATCCACGTTTAGACAAACTTACTGCTATTGTAAATCCGCAACGCGTTATTCCAACCACCATGGAATTTGTTGATATTGCAGGTTTGGTTGCAGGTGCATCTAAAGGTGAAGGTTTGGGTAACCAATTCCTTGCCAACATCCGTGAAACTGACGCGATTGCTCATGTTGTTCGTTGTTTCGAAGATGAAAACGTGATCCACGTTAACGGTAAAATTGACCCGCTTGATGACATCGCAACAATTAATACTGAACTTGCGCTTTCTGATTTAGAAACAGTGTCTAAAGCGGTAGTCCGCTTAGCGAAATCTGCCAAAGGTGGCGATAAAGAAGCAATTGCAACCAAAGCGGTGCTAGACAAAATCTTGCCATTATTGGATGAAGGTAAACCTGCACGTGCAGCAGACCTTGATGATGACGAACGTAAACTGGTACGCGGTTTTGGTTTATTAACGCTTAAACCAACTATGTATATTGCAAACGTTGCAGAAGATGGTTTTGAAAATAACCCTCATCTTGATGCCGTTCGTAAATTGGCTGAAGAAGAAAATGCAATTGTGGTTCCACTTTGCAACCAAATTGAAGCAGAAATTTCACTTCTTGAAGATGAAGATCGCGCTGAATTCTTAGAAGCATTAGGCATGGAAGAACCAGGTCTTAACGTGGTGATTCGTGCGGGCTACTCATTACTTGGCCTACAAACTTACTTTACTGCCGGTGTACAAGAAGTACGTGCTTGGACTGTTAAAGTTGGCGCAACAGCACCACAAGCTGCTGGCGTAATTCACACTGACTTTGAAAAAGGCTTCATCCGTGCTGAATGCGTAGCTTATGATGACTTTGTTCAATACAACGGTGAAGCTGGTGCTAAAGAAGCCGGCAAATGGCGTTTAGAAGGTAAAACTTACATCGTACAAGATGGTGATGTTCTACACTTCCGTTTCAATGTTTAA
- a CDS encoding Lrp/AsnC family transcriptional regulator, giving the protein MELDRFDKNILEILTHEDVNLNELSERVNLSVSSVHRRIKHLIDHNIISGLKREINYQKLGFSLHVLLQVSLSKHDSDTFAKFLEELESIPEVINAFLVTGQSADFIVEVVARDMENYSEILLKRIGKIEHVTALHSSFVIKEYNVFNCTGLLNKV; this is encoded by the coding sequence ATGGAATTAGATCGTTTCGACAAGAATATTTTAGAAATCTTAACCCATGAAGATGTCAATCTAAATGAACTGTCTGAACGGGTAAATTTATCTGTCAGTTCAGTACACCGCCGTATTAAGCACTTAATTGATCATAATATTATTAGTGGTTTAAAACGTGAGATTAATTATCAAAAGCTGGGCTTTAGTTTACATGTGCTGTTACAGGTGTCGTTAAGCAAACACGACAGCGATACTTTTGCGAAATTTTTAGAAGAACTTGAAAGTATTCCTGAAGTAATTAATGCGTTTTTAGTGACAGGGCAGTCCGCTGATTTTATTGTAGAAGTGGTTGCACGGGATATGGAAAACTACAGTGAAATTCTCCTTAAACGTATTGGTAAAATTGAGCATGTGACGGCATTGCACTCAAGCTTTGTGATTAAGGAATATAACGTGTTTAACTGTACGGGTTTATTAAATAAGGTTTAA
- a CDS encoding Crp/Fnr family transcriptional regulator encodes MLDQKYKQLLDNNVWFSQLPQHYQHYILQHSYIRTIEKDQSIFLSGDEFNGIYSVLDGSIYLGYVNIQGKQAISAIVEPIMWFGEISLVDSQPRSHDAIALQKSVLLYLPALPIKQLMQDHPQFWFHIAQLTSQKLRYAFMELISIQTQSLSQRLAQRLLFILNGYGNHLNIEQLTIHFSQEQLAHMMMCSRQTINQELQQFEKQGILKIAFKKIEILNLDQLKRIAKEHE; translated from the coding sequence ATTTTGGATCAAAAGTACAAACAACTATTGGATAACAATGTTTGGTTTTCTCAGCTTCCTCAGCATTACCAACATTATATTTTGCAGCACAGCTATATTCGCACCATTGAAAAGGATCAATCTATATTTTTATCGGGAGATGAATTTAATGGTATTTATTCGGTTTTAGATGGGTCGATCTACTTAGGCTATGTCAATATTCAAGGTAAACAAGCTATTTCTGCGATTGTTGAACCAATTATGTGGTTTGGAGAAATCTCTTTAGTCGATTCTCAACCCCGCTCGCATGATGCAATTGCATTACAAAAATCGGTACTGCTTTATTTACCTGCTTTGCCGATTAAACAGCTCATGCAAGACCATCCCCAGTTTTGGTTTCACATCGCACAGCTCACCAGCCAAAAATTACGTTATGCGTTTATGGAACTAATATCAATTCAAACCCAAAGTTTGAGTCAACGCTTAGCACAACGTTTGTTATTTATTTTAAATGGCTATGGCAATCATTTGAATATTGAACAGCTGACAATCCACTTTTCACAAGAACAATTGGCTCACATGATGATGTGTTCACGTCAGACTATTAATCAGGAATTACAGCAATTTGAGAAACAAGGCATCTTAAAAATTGCATTTAAGAAGATCGAGATTTTAAATTTAGATCAGTTAAAGCGTATTGCAAAAGAACATGAATAA
- the ygaH gene encoding L-valine transporter subunit YgaH: MNLEIILVGIIVGIANFSSRFGPFFVIQKLQQGKQQRGALWLKIALGAIGISAISAMLVVATLPPLLETPDKSFAMLVGFIVLAGLYFKFKRIVLATLTAALTYGLVYTYFPL; the protein is encoded by the coding sequence ATGAATCTCGAAATTATCTTGGTGGGGATTATCGTCGGCATAGCTAACTTCTCATCACGCTTCGGTCCATTTTTTGTCATTCAAAAACTGCAACAAGGCAAACAACAGCGCGGTGCATTGTGGCTAAAGATTGCTTTAGGCGCGATCGGGATTTCGGCCATTAGTGCCATGTTAGTTGTTGCAACGCTTCCACCTCTCTTGGAAACACCAGACAAAAGCTTTGCCATGTTAGTGGGTTTTATCGTTCTAGCAGGTTTATATTTCAAGTTTAAACGGATTGTATTAGCAACACTGACCGCAGCACTGACTTACGGTTTGGTCTACACCTATTTTCCACTTTAA
- a CDS encoding beta strand repeat-containing protein produces the protein MAIKSILSSITTKISSVLSPSNIISNLLTPKTQTVDLGSLTSSLPQISSLLQGLSSGSTPSLNSDALKSVLSSLQPILGSISGSSSSIETSQLVSALPQIVSTLQNLINKTSTSGTVSPELTSAINTLQPLLKTLSNATSSTDASSIVTTLSKVLGAVGPLISANGGLANLDLSTIATSVTKSLMPLLASIVPADSNIDLAQLQKALPTVVGSITTLVTTLSNAGNGQIPDTINGVLKGINPLLALLAESDALDADQAQTVQTLYDVLNAVQKVLALINNPSLFTLSNDINGVISALTPVIALIDQDGQFTDIFGNINVPSLAGVLAGLIGGGSSGLDLSSLTNLLAPLSGAKAADVNVAGLTSGLTGGDFDITAIVGLVTQLINGNSNIDLGQVTQLLGGLLGGNTGGIDIGSIVGVVSGLINGGSLDINAILPLVSGLIGDNLGGVDLDAIVGLVGGLINSGGLDIESILPLLSGLIGSNFGGVDINAIVGLVTGLMNGGSLDIGAILPLVSGLIGDNLGGVDIDSIVGLVGGLINGGNLDIESILPLLSGLIGNNLGGIDVGAIANLVSGLTNGGGLDLAALAPVISDLIGNQASGVDIGAIVGVVGGLINGGELNVEQILPVLDGLIGNQLGGIDLSSIANLVGGLIQGDNNLDLSQIVNVVGGLIGNNIGGGFDLGAIGNLIGNLGQADNGIDLGGLLGSISSGSDGLSAIGDLLGNIGQGSGLELPNISDLLSGIGGSSSSSINLGNLLPGLDKVDAWVPKTLPSFDSFSLSNLFKPLDIDQNNWF, from the coding sequence ATGGCGATCAAATCCATTTTATCTTCAATCACAACTAAAATAAGTTCGGTTCTTTCACCTTCGAATATTATTAGTAACCTACTCACCCCGAAAACCCAGACTGTGGATCTCGGCTCACTTACAAGTTCATTGCCGCAAATCAGTTCTCTATTACAAGGTTTAAGCTCGGGATCAACACCAAGCCTTAATTCAGATGCATTAAAATCTGTGTTATCGAGCCTGCAACCTATTTTAGGTTCAATTAGTGGATCTTCATCCTCTATTGAAACAAGTCAATTAGTTTCAGCATTACCTCAGATTGTAAGCACACTTCAAAATTTAATTAATAAAACCAGCACAAGTGGCACTGTAAGCCCTGAACTGACCTCTGCGATTAATACTTTACAACCATTACTTAAAACATTAAGTAATGCAACTTCATCAACTGATGCTTCTTCTATCGTTACAACATTATCTAAAGTACTTGGCGCAGTAGGTCCATTAATTTCTGCCAATGGTGGACTTGCAAACTTAGACCTCAGCACAATTGCAACATCCGTTACCAAATCATTGATGCCATTACTTGCTTCAATTGTTCCTGCGGATTCAAATATCGATCTTGCACAATTGCAAAAAGCATTACCGACTGTTGTAGGCAGCATCACGACTTTAGTGACTACACTTTCAAATGCAGGTAATGGTCAAATTCCTGACACCATCAATGGTGTACTTAAAGGTATTAATCCATTATTGGCGCTTTTAGCAGAAAGTGATGCTTTAGATGCTGATCAGGCTCAAACCGTACAAACACTTTACGATGTGCTCAATGCTGTTCAAAAAGTATTGGCACTCATTAATAACCCATCATTATTCACCCTTTCAAATGATATTAATGGCGTGATTTCAGCACTTACACCTGTGATTGCCTTGATTGATCAAGATGGTCAATTCACAGACATCTTCGGCAATATCAATGTTCCATCATTGGCAGGCGTACTTGCAGGCTTAATTGGTGGCGGTAGTTCAGGTCTTGATCTTTCATCATTGACGAATTTATTAGCGCCCCTCTCAGGTGCAAAAGCTGCTGATGTAAATGTTGCTGGTCTCACCAGTGGTTTAACAGGTGGTGATTTTGACATTACCGCAATCGTTGGCTTAGTGACTCAATTGATCAATGGCAACTCGAATATCGATCTTGGACAAGTCACTCAACTCTTGGGTGGCTTATTAGGTGGCAATACCGGTGGTATCGATATTGGTTCAATCGTAGGTGTGGTCAGCGGCTTAATTAACGGTGGTAGCTTAGATATCAATGCAATTCTTCCACTTGTCAGTGGTTTAATTGGCGATAACTTAGGTGGTGTCGACCTCGATGCGATCGTGGGCTTGGTTGGTGGCTTAATCAACAGTGGTGGCCTGGATATTGAAAGCATCTTACCACTGCTGAGCGGTCTGATTGGTAGCAACTTTGGTGGTGTAGATATCAATGCAATTGTTGGTTTAGTCACAGGCTTAATGAACGGTGGCAGTCTTGATATCGGTGCGATTCTTCCTCTTGTTAGTGGTCTAATTGGCGACAATCTTGGCGGTGTTGATATTGACTCAATCGTGGGTCTTGTCGGTGGCTTAATCAACGGTGGCAATCTTGATATTGAAAGCATCCTGCCATTACTTAGCGGCTTAATCGGCAACAATTTAGGTGGTATTGATGTTGGTGCAATCGCGAATTTGGTTAGCGGCTTAACCAATGGTGGTGGATTAGATTTGGCTGCCCTTGCGCCTGTCATTAGCGATTTAATTGGTAACCAAGCAAGTGGCGTAGACATTGGTGCGATTGTTGGCGTTGTTGGTGGTTTAATCAATGGCGGTGAGTTAAATGTTGAGCAAATTCTGCCTGTGCTTGATGGTTTAATTGGCAACCAACTTGGTGGTATCGATCTTAGTTCGATTGCTAATTTGGTCGGTGGCCTGATCCAAGGTGATAACAATCTTGATTTATCGCAAATCGTAAATGTTGTTGGTGGCTTAATTGGCAACAACATTGGCGGTGGATTCGATTTAGGCGCAATTGGCAACCTAATTGGTAATTTAGGTCAAGCCGACAATGGCATTGATCTAGGCGGCTTGCTCGGCTCAATTTCTTCAGGTTCTGACGGTTTATCGGCAATCGGCGACTTACTTGGCAATATCGGTCAAGGTAGCGGTTTAGAATTACCAAATATCAGCGATTTGCTTTCTGGTATTGGTGGTTCATCTTCATCAAGCATCAATTTAGGTAACCTATTACCAGGCTTAGACAAAGTCGATGCATGGGTACCGAAAACTTTACCAAGTTTCGATTCATTCTCATTGTCTAACTTGTTTAAACCACTCGATATAGACCAAAACAACTGGTTCTAA
- a CDS encoding 1-acyl-sn-glycerol-3-phosphate acyltransferase, producing MLNKFIGESAFKLAGWKYHVEPNVLEQKQVIIGFEHTSMMDAVLSLALFQIYGIKIHTLIKKELFKGPFKPLLESIGGIAVDRKANKDIVTQMVEHFSQNETFNLVIAPEATRAKNGEARRPIRTGFWHIAKAANVPIVLMYANSKTKQGGILGKIYPSDLATDLATIKKLYKENVGLDIVIPE from the coding sequence ATGCTGAATAAATTTATTGGTGAATCTGCATTTAAACTTGCAGGTTGGAAATACCATGTTGAACCTAACGTTCTAGAACAGAAACAAGTCATCATTGGTTTTGAACATACCTCAATGATGGATGCTGTGCTTTCTTTAGCACTTTTCCAAATTTACGGCATTAAAATCCACACTCTAATTAAAAAAGAACTCTTCAAAGGTCCTTTTAAACCTTTATTAGAATCAATTGGTGGTATTGCTGTTGACCGTAAAGCCAATAAAGACATTGTGACGCAAATGGTTGAGCACTTCAGTCAAAATGAAACCTTTAATTTGGTGATTGCACCTGAAGCGACACGTGCTAAAAACGGTGAAGCTCGTCGTCCAATTCGCACAGGATTTTGGCATATTGCAAAAGCAGCAAATGTCCCAATCGTTTTAATGTATGCAAACTCAAAAACTAAACAAGGTGGAATTTTGGGGAAAATCTACCCTTCAGATTTAGCTACAGATTTAGCAACGATTAAAAAACTCTATAAAGAGAATGTTGGACTCGATATCGTTATTCCAGAATAA
- a CDS encoding glutathione S-transferase family protein has protein sequence MRILYQFPLSHFCEKARWMLDYKELDYIAQNLVPGVHRAFARLKTGQNRLPILKDQQEYIADSTQIALYLDQHYPEHPLLPTEPKLRQKAIEINEKTLELGRHIRRWILLHALNDDQESMEILIGEKGYLRQFERFSKPILKAVMTKGYALTEDSVAESKKFIDETIDELNEIYVAQQSDYFVGHSLSLADIAVCSMLAPLLAIPSTPWEKEHFEMLSQDFRDYQKKLMDMPIGQYVIRTYKRDRAARVDWRGV, from the coding sequence ATGCGAATCTTATACCAGTTTCCTCTTTCTCATTTTTGTGAAAAAGCGCGTTGGATGCTGGATTACAAAGAACTGGATTACATTGCACAAAACTTAGTGCCAGGGGTGCATCGTGCCTTTGCGCGTTTAAAAACAGGGCAAAATCGTTTACCCATCTTAAAAGATCAGCAGGAATATATTGCGGACTCAACGCAAATTGCACTGTATTTAGATCAACATTATCCTGAACATCCTTTATTGCCAACAGAACCTAAACTCAGGCAAAAAGCCATTGAGATTAACGAAAAGACCTTAGAGTTGGGTCGTCATATTCGTCGTTGGATCTTATTGCATGCCTTAAATGATGATCAAGAATCGATGGAGATTCTGATTGGGGAAAAGGGTTATTTACGTCAGTTTGAACGTTTTTCTAAACCGATTTTAAAAGCGGTAATGACCAAAGGCTATGCGCTGACGGAAGACAGCGTTGCAGAGTCGAAAAAATTTATTGATGAAACCATTGATGAATTAAATGAGATATATGTCGCACAGCAGTCAGATTATTTCGTGGGACACTCTTTAAGTTTGGCTGATATTGCGGTGTGTTCGATGTTAGCACCTTTACTCGCGATTCCCTCAACACCGTGGGAAAAAGAGCACTTTGAAATGTTGTCACAGGATTTTCGTGATTATCAAAAAAAATTAATGGATATGCCCATTGGGCAATATGTAATTAGAACTTATAAAAGGGATCGTGCAGCACGTGTAGATTGGCGGGGGGTATAA